A single genomic interval of Salmo trutta chromosome 13, fSalTru1.1, whole genome shotgun sequence harbors:
- the cnot7 gene encoding CCR4-NOT transcription complex subunit 7 isoform X1, with product MPAATVDHSQRICEVWADNLDEELKRIRQVIRKYNYIAMDTEFPGVVARPIGEFRSNADYQYQLLRCNVDLLKIIQLGLTFMNEQGEYPPGTSTWQFNFKFNLTEDMYAQDSIELLTTSGIQFKKHEEEGIETLYLAELLMTSGVVLCEGVKWLSFHSGYDFGYLIKILSNSNLPEEEVDFFEILRLFFPIIYDVKYLMKSCKNLKGGLQEVAEQLELERIGPQHQAGSDSLLTGMAFFKMREMFFEDHIDDAKYCGHLYGLGSGSAYVQNGTGNAYEEEANKQLS from the exons ATGCCCGCGGCTACTGTGGATCATAGCCAAAGAATATGTGAGGTTTGGGCTGACAACCTGGATGAAGAACTCAAAAGGATCCGCCAGGTCATTCGAAAATACAACTACATTGCCATG GACACAGAGTTTCCAGGTGTAGTTGCGAGACCGATTGGAGAGTTCAGAAGCAATGCTGACTACCAGTACCAGTTACTGCGATGTAATGTAGACTTGCTAAAGATTATCCAGCTGGGCCTTACCTTTATGAATGAACAGGGTGAATATCCACCGGGAACTTCAACATGGCAGTTCAATTTTAAGTTTAACCTCAC GGAGGACATGTATGCACAGGACTCCATCGAGCTCTTGACAACATCAGGCATCCAGTTCAAGAAGCATGAGGAGGAGGGGATCGAGACATTGTACTTGGCTGAACTGCTCATGACCTCAGGAGTGGTGCTCTGTGAGGGCGTCAAGTGGCTTTCTTTCCACAG TGGCTATGACTTTGGCTATCTGATCAAGATTCTGTCCAACTCTAACCTGCCCGAAGAGGAAGTGGACTTCTTTGAGATCCTTCGCCTGTTCTTCCCCATCATATATGATGTCAAGTACCTCATGAAGAGCTGCAAAAACCTCAAG GGTGGACTACAGGAAGTGGCAGAACAGCTGGAGCTGGAGAGGATTGGCCCCCAGCACCAAGCTGGCTCAGACTCACTACTGACAGGCATGGCATTCTTCAAGATGAGAGAG ATGTTCTTTGAGGATCATATCGACGATGCAAAGTACTGTGGTCACTTGTACGGGCTGGGTTCAGGCTCTGCATACGTCCAGAACGGCACAGGGAACGCCTACGAGGAGGAAGCCAATAAACAGCTGTCATGA
- the cnot7 gene encoding CCR4-NOT transcription complex subunit 7 isoform X2: protein MKNSKGSARSFENTTTLPWEDMYAQDSIELLTTSGIQFKKHEEEGIETLYLAELLMTSGVVLCEGVKWLSFHSGYDFGYLIKILSNSNLPEEEVDFFEILRLFFPIIYDVKYLMKSCKNLKGGLQEVAEQLELERIGPQHQAGSDSLLTGMAFFKMREMFFEDHIDDAKYCGHLYGLGSGSAYVQNGTGNAYEEEANKQLS from the exons ATGAAGAACTCAAAAGGATCCGCCAGGTCATTCGAAAATACAACTACATTGCCATG GGAGGACATGTATGCACAGGACTCCATCGAGCTCTTGACAACATCAGGCATCCAGTTCAAGAAGCATGAGGAGGAGGGGATCGAGACATTGTACTTGGCTGAACTGCTCATGACCTCAGGAGTGGTGCTCTGTGAGGGCGTCAAGTGGCTTTCTTTCCACAG TGGCTATGACTTTGGCTATCTGATCAAGATTCTGTCCAACTCTAACCTGCCCGAAGAGGAAGTGGACTTCTTTGAGATCCTTCGCCTGTTCTTCCCCATCATATATGATGTCAAGTACCTCATGAAGAGCTGCAAAAACCTCAAG GGTGGACTACAGGAAGTGGCAGAACAGCTGGAGCTGGAGAGGATTGGCCCCCAGCACCAAGCTGGCTCAGACTCACTACTGACAGGCATGGCATTCTTCAAGATGAGAGAG ATGTTCTTTGAGGATCATATCGACGATGCAAAGTACTGTGGTCACTTGTACGGGCTGGGTTCAGGCTCTGCATACGTCCAGAACGGCACAGGGAACGCCTACGAGGAGGAAGCCAATAAACAGCTGTCATGA
- the zdhhc2 gene encoding palmitoyltransferase ZDHHC2 isoform X2, which produces MNPLKEFHLSYSDKELLEREDRGESQQEILRRIAKDLPIYTRTMSGAIRFCDRCQLVKPDRCHHCSVCDKCILKMDHHCPWVNNCVGFSNYKFFMLFLAYSLLYCIFITATDLQYFIKFWTNGLPDTQAKFHIMFLFFAASMFSVSLASLFVYHCWLVCKNRSTLEAVRAPAFRHGADKNGFSLGLSKNFRQVFGDEMRYWPFPVYSSLGDGCSFPTCLVNQDPEQPTSPGHNPPPNKTVVGESHQFPAKPLRESQSRLLNSAPSWTENGGAEDKERRGTSNPAMAIENET; this is translated from the exons ATGAACCCCCTAAaagag TTCCACCTGTCCTACTCAGACAAGGAGCTGTTGGAGCGTGAAGACCGTGGAGAGTCTCAGCAGGAGATTCTTAGAAGGATAGCCAAGGATTTACCCATCTACACCCGCACCATGTCTGGAG CTATTCGTTTCTGTGATCGCTGCCAGCTGGTCAAGCCTGATCGATGTCACCATTGCTCAGTCTGTGATAA ATGCATCCTAAAGATGGATCACCATTGCCCCTG GGTGAATAACTGTGTGGGCTTCTCCAACTATAAGTTTTTCATGCTGTTCCTGGCATACTCCTTATTATATTGCATTTTCATCACTGCTACAGATCTACAGTACTTCATTAAATTCTGGACC AATGGTCTGCCTGACACCCAGGCTAAGTTCCACATCATGTTCCTGTTCTTCGCTGCTTCCATGTTCTCTGTCAGTCTGGCCTCGCTGTTCGTTTACCACTGCTGGCTGGTCTGCAAGAACAGATCCACTCTGG AGGCGGTCCGCGCGCCAGCGTTCCGTCATGGGGCAGATAAGAATGGCTTCAGTCTGGGCCTCAGTAAGAACTTCCGCCAGGTCTTCGGTGATGAAATGAGATACTGGCCATTTCCTGTGTACTCCAG tctGGGTGATGGGTGCTCCTTCCCAACCTGTCTGGTGAACCAGGATCCTGAGCAGCCCACCTCTCCTGGACACAACCCCCCTCCCAACAAGAC tGTTGTTGGAGAGAGCCACCAGTTCCCAGCCAAACCACTGAGGGAGTCCCAAAGTCGACTGCTGAACAGCGCCCCCTCCTGGACAGAGAATGGGGGAGCAGAGGACAAAGAGAGACGGG GCACAAGTAACCCAGCAATGGCCATAGAGAATGAAACATAA